Genomic window (Polaromonas sp. JS666):
TGGCCGTGACACCGAAATTGCCCAGTCCCGCATTGAGCCCCAGCGCCGTGCCCTGCAAGCGCTTGGGGAAAAAGGTGCTGATGTTGGACATGGAGCTGGCGAAATTTCCGCCACCCACCCCCGACCACAGGGCCATCAGCTGGAAGGACCACAAGGGCCATTCGGGGTGCTGGAGCACGATGCCGGTGCCTATCGCTGGCGCCAGCAGCATGGAGGTCGTCAGGAAAATGGTGTTGCGCCCGCCGGCCAGCCGGATCAGGAAGGACGCCGGAATGCGCATGGTGGCGCCAGCCAGGCCCGCAATGGCCGTCAGCGTGAACAGCTCGGCCTGGGTGAATGGAAAGCCCAGGTTGAGCATCTGGACCGTGATGATGCCCCACATGCCCCAGACGGCAAAGCCGCACAGCAGGCTGGGCACGGAGATCCAGAGGTTGCGGTAGGCGATGCGTTTTCCCGTGCTCTCCCAGAACTGGTCGTCCTCGGGACGCCAGTCGATGATGTCAACACCGGAAACGGTGGAACTGGTGGAAGCGGTGCCGGAAATGGTTTTTGTATTCATGGTGATTTCTCGAAAAGGGTTCCGTTTCAGGCCTGAGCGCCAGCCGCGTTCCTGCCCATGACTTCAGTACCGCGGACTTCGGTCCAGTACATCCACATCAGTGAAACGCAGACCACGCCGTACATGAACATGAAGGCGCTGGAGCGGATGCCGGTCAGGTCCATCAGCCCACCGAAGATGATGGGCAGCACAAAGCCACCCAGGCCGCCTGCCAGGCCCACGATGCCGCTGATGCCGCCGATGTTCGCGCCGTAGTCTTCGCTGATGTACTTGAAAACACTGGCCTTGCCGAAGGCCCAGGCGATGCCCAGCGTGAACATCAGCGCGGTGAAGGTGTAGACGTTCAGCCCGATGTGAAAGCTTGCGGGTCCGTTGACCGTGAGGATGGTGAAGTCGGTCTGCGGGTAGGACAGCAGGAACAGGCAGACCCAGCTCACCCACATCACCCACCAGGTGACGCTGTGCGCGCCGTATCTGTCGGACAGCACGCCGCCGAAAGCGCGCAACACGCCGCCCGGCAGCGAGAAGCACGCCGCCAGCAAGGCCGCCACACGGATATCCAGGCCAAATTCACCGACGTAGTACTGAACCATCCAGAGCGACAGCGCCACATAGCCGCCGAACACGATGCTGTAGTACTGGCAGTACTTGATCACCTTGGGGTCTTTCAGCGCCTTGAGCTGGTCGCTGAACTTGACGTGGCTGGGCACCAGGTGCGAAGGGTCGCTGTAGCTGAACAGCCAGAACAGCACCAGCGCGCCCAGCATGATGACGGCATACACCTGCGGCACCATGGCCCAGCCGAAAGCCACCAGCAACACGGGCGCCACAAACTTGTTGACGGCAGCGCCCGAATTGCCGGCGCCATAGACGCCCATCGCCATGCCCTGGCGGTTTTTCGGAAACCAGCGCGCCACATAGGGCGTACCCACAGAGAACGAACCGCCGGCCAGGCCCACAAACAGGCCGATCACCAGAAAATGCCAGTACGCGGTGGCGTAACTCATGAGCCAGATCGCGGGGACCGTGACAGCCATCAGGATCGCCATGACCATGCGCCCGCCGTAGCGGTCGGTCCAGATACCCAGCGGAACGCGGATCAGGGAGCCCGTCAGCACGGGCGTGGCCGCAAGCAGGCCGAACTCCGTGGCGTTGAGGTTGAGCATCTTCTTGATCGGTATGCCGATGACGCCGAACATCATCCAGACCATGAAGCAAACGGTGAACGCCAGCGTGCTGACAATGAGCACCGACCACGCTTTTCTTGAATTACCCAGTTCAGAGGTCATGCATGTTTCTCCAGACACATGGCATGACTGTCGACCTTTCCCGCCCCCTTGAACATCCTCCTTTGGAACGTGCAGATCAGGCAGAAAAGGCGATGGCGGCCGGGCCGCCATCGTTCTGAAGAACTACTGCCGGATCAATCAGCCCCGGCGTTGATCTTTGTCAACCCAGGTCATGGGCGGCCGCGTATACGGCGGCCTGCACCCGCGAACTGAGCTGAAGCTTGCGCAGAATGTGCTGCACGTGAATCTTCACCGTGGTCTCCGCGATGTCGAGCTTGCGCGCAATCACCTTGTTGCTGTCACCGTGCGAGATCCGGGCCAGAACCTCGCGCTCACGCGCCGAAAGCAGCGCAATGGCCGAATCGTCCTGCCTGCCCGGTACCGGTGCTGCCTCGTCGTGGCCTTCCTCGTTCGCTGCGGTCTCGCCGGTTGCAGACGACAGCGCCCGGGACCGGAAGGCGGCCACCAGCTTGGTCATCATTTCCGGACTGACAACGGATTCACCGTCCAGGACCTTGATGATGGATTCGGACAGGCTGTCGAGTTCCACGGTTTTCAGCAGATAGCCGTCAGCGCCGGCCTGCAGCGCCGCAGCCAGATCGTCCTCGTTTTCGCTGACGGTCAACATCAGGATGCGGGTGCCCGGGGCCGCGTCCTTGAGCGCTGCGATGCCATCCACGCCAAGAACGCCCGGCAGGTGGTTGTCCAGCAGGATCAGGTCCGGCTTGCTGCGCTCCACGCAACGCAGCGCCTCGCCGATATCGCCGGCCTCGCCAGCGACTTCGAAGCGCCCATCCTGCGACAGCAGCGCAACGAGTCCGCGGCGAAACAGGGTGTGGTCGTCGACTACCAGCAATTCAACAGCTTTCATCGTGTTCATTCCTCAGTCGGCGGGTGCCGGATCCGGTATCTTCGTCGCCACACCGCCGCTCACCTCCGGATGCGGCGGCAGTGTCAGCGTCACCGTGGTTCCCTGACCCGCCGTGGAGACAATGTCCACCTCGGCACCGATGCGCCCGGCACGCTCGCGCATGATGTTGAGGCCGACATGCGACTCTCCCGGGTGCTTTCCGGTATCGAAACCGGCACCGTTGTCGCGCACCACAAAACGCCAGCGCGCGCCCTTGGCCACTTCCAGGTCGACCTGCGTGGCGCCGGCATGCTTGCGCACATTGGACAGCGCCTCCTGCACCACGTGCAGCACCTGCACCTGAACGTCGGACGGCAGCGGGAGACCCTGACCCTGGACCTGCAGCTGTGCAGGCAAAGCTGTCTGGCTCTGGAATTTCTGCAGCGTTTCCTGCAGCGCCTGCTCGATGTCGTCGGTGTTGGTGCGCGTGCGGAAATGCACCAGCAGTTCGCGAACGTCGCCAATGCTTTCGCGCAGCCCGAGGTCCAGTTCGTCGAGTGCGCCCTGCACCTGGGGCTCCTGCCCCTTCTGCACGGCTGTCCGCAGCAGCTGCACCTGGATCTTGAGAAATGCCAGCGACTGCGCAATCGAGTCATGCAGGTTGCGCGCCAGCAGCGCGCGCTCCTCCGCAACCGCCGCCTCCCGGTCCAGGGCGTCGGCGCGCAAACCTTCCAGCGAACTGGCCAGGTGGCTGGCCAGCGCATCCAGCAGTTCGATTTCGTCGGCGCTCAGCAGGACAGGCGCGCGAAAGAACAGGTTGAACTCGCCGAGCAGGCGCTGCTGCAGCCGTATCGGCACGCTGACCACGCTTTCGTAGCCCACCTTGGCGCAATGGCGAACGGGCGCTTCGTCGTGGCTGAGAATCGGAATCACGCGGGTGCGCGCGTCCGGCCGCAGGTTGCCGCAGGCACAGGCCCCGGCCAGCAGGCTGCGCTCTTCCTCCACCAGGTCCTGCGGAAAGCAGTCGGAAGCCAGCATCAGGTAACGCTGGTTGGCATCGTCAGACCAGCGGACCGCTGCCGCGTCGGCCTTCATCACGGCGCGCACGCGCTGGGCAAACCCGCGCGCCAGCTCGTCAATGCTCCCGGCCTGGGCCAGAAATGCGCTGACCTTGTAGAGCGCCTCGAGCCGGGCGTGTTGCGCCTCGATGCGCCGCGTCTTGGCCTCGACCTTGGCTTCCAGCCCTTCATAGAGCGACTGCAGGGTCGCCGCCATGTGGTTGAAGCCGGCCGCTACCTGGCCAAACTCGTCCACGGTGTCGACCTCGATACGCGTCCTGAAATCCCCGGACTCCAGCTTGCGCAAGCCCTGGCGAAGCTGCCCCAGGGGGTTGATCACATACATGTACCCGGTATAGAGCATGATGACCGCCCCACCAATGGCCAGTGCCAGCAGCAGGAGCTGAAACAGGTTCAGGATGGCGGTCAGCCGGGACTGGTGCTGCTCGATCACCAGCACCAGGCGGTCGCTGGCCGCCACAAACTCCTCCCCGGCCTTCTGCAGGACCTGCACCTGCGGAGCCGGTTCGGCCAGCCACAACGGCCGCTGATCGCGCCACAGGGACTCGACTTCGGCAAAACGCTGGCGCACCTGGTCGTCCCAGGGCACGAACAGCGGCCTGGAAGGGTCCCCCTCGCGCAGCACGGCCAGACTCTCATCGAACCGGACCACGAGGCCCTGCAGCTCGGCGCGCTCCACGCCGGCCTGCACCGCGCTGACCAGCCGCCAGGTCTGCATGCGCATGCGCCCGGCCTCATTGACGGCCGCTGCGCCTCCCTCGAGCTGCCACGTCACCCAAAGGGTCAGCCCGATGGAGATCAGCGAAACGACCAGCAGGCTGGCGCCTATGCGAACGAGTTTTTTGGAGAGCGAGGCCGTGTGCTGCATGCCTCTAGCCCCGTGCGATCTCCACCGGATTGCGCAACCCGCGAGGCGCAGCGGACGGTGCCGCGCACTCCCGGCAGACCATGCCGGCCAGCCGGTGCAGGGCCTGCCAGCCGTCGGCCGGCCAGTCGGGCTGCTTCAGGCCCTTGACGATGCCGTCGACCTTGTGCGCGGCATGCAGCAGGTTGGCCAGCGTGGTGTCGCCCATCTGGGGCAGCACACGTTCAAACAGTTTTTCCTTGATGCCCCAGACGCGGTTTTCGCGCAGGGCCATCGGCATGGGCCGGCCGGCCTGGATCGCGTCTTTCACCCGCTTCATGCTGCGGATGTCTTCACTCAGCGCCCAGTGCACCAGCACTTCAGACTCGCCCTCGGACTGCAGGCCGTCGAGCATGCGCGCCACGCGCACCGCCTGGCCGCCAAGCACGGCCTCCGACAGCTTGAACACGTCATAGCGCGCCACATTCAGCACCGCGTTTTCCACCTGGTCAAAACTGAGGATGCCGTCTTCCTGGGCGGGGTACAGCAAGCCCAGCTTCTGGATCTCCTGGTGCGCGGCCAGCAGGTTGCCTTCCACCCGGTCGGCAAAAAACTGCAGGGTGCGCTGGCCTTCTTCACCTGCCGCCACGCGCTGGCCCTGCTGTTGCAGGCGCTGGGCAATCCATTGCGGCAGGTTGCGCCGGTCAATCGGGTCGAACTTCACCGTGACGCCAAAGCTGTCGAGCGCGCCAAACCAGGCGCCCTTGGCGGTCATGCTGTCCAGCCGGGGCAGCAGCACCAGCGTGAGCGTGGAGTCGTCGCCCTGGGCGCGCTCGGCCAGCTGCTGCAGCGCGACCGACCCGTCCTTGCCGGGTTTGCCGCTGGGAATGCGGATCTCGACAATCTGCCTGTCGGCAAACAGGCTCAGCGAGCCGCCACTGGCCAGCACCTCGCTCCAGTCGAAATGCGCCCCGGCCACCGTGTGTACGGTGCGTTCGGTGTAGCCCTGCTCCCGGGCCGCCGCGCGCAGGGCATCGGCGAACTCCTGCACCAGCAAGGGCTCATCGCCATGCAGCGTGTAAAGGCTTTTCAAGCCGCGCTTGAGGTGCTCGGACAGTTGCGCGGGGGCCAGGTTGGAGGGTAGGGATACCATCTCTCGATGATATCCCCCCCATCGAACCGAGCTTGCGACTTTCACCGCACACGGCTCACGTACGACCACTGACTACACAGCTTCAACAGGTTGCATAACCTTCGACTGCTTCGCCAGATTAAAGTCCCCCGTACCGGGGACCGGCTTGATAACCTTCAAACCTAGGGCGTGGACACGCCTGTGACATACCGGATGTAACAGCACCCGGTTGGAGAGAGCATCACTCCCTCCAAACTGCCTATAGACGATATGGTGATCGTCCATGTTTTCATCAGCCAAGTCGATTTCTTGCTGACAGAGAGCGCATTTACCACCTTGGTCGAACCACAGAGAGGCCCTTTGAGCGCTCCAGATGATTTCACCCATCCTTCGTACTCGCAGTTTCTCTCCGTAGGCAACCCAGTCCGGGTGGAAGGGGTTGTAATCCCCCTTGACCTTGATGTGCCGGACAATTTTCATGTCCGACAGGAGATACAGCGGCAGCGGTATCCTTTCATCACTTCCGGACGGGTCATCCTGCAATCCCGCGAATTGTTTGCGTGAACCACACTGTTTCCAGTAATGGCCGTACACCCAGCCCGCCGTCTTGCGCGGATGCGTTCGCAAGCCCCAGCGCATCAGTCTCCAATAAATCAGAAAATCCATTTTGCTGAAAGTCTGTTTTGCAACCGTGCCCTTGTGGTACTGAGCCCAACCTTTGAGGATTGGGTTCAGGCGCTTTATCAACGTTTCTACCGGAACCTTCGATAGCGATTCAACGATTTCCTTTTTTACCTTGGCATAGAACGCTTTCACGTTTTTCTGGCTCGGTTTGATGAGTAGCTTGCCCCCGTATTTACGGAAGTTCCACCCCAGAAAATCAAAACCTTGGTCAATGTGCACAATGCGCGTCTTTTCCTGGTTCAGTGTCAACCCCCGCTCGCGCAGGAATTCAACAATCCAAGGTCGGACGGTCGTCTCAAGGAAGTCTTTTGAACTACCCGTTATCACGAAGTCATCTGCGTACCTTACCAAGTTCACCTTCACCTTTTCTGCCTGCTTGACGCCCAACTTTTCCCGGAGGAATTGCGTGAGCCCCGTTTCCAAACCATTCAGGGTGATGTTCGCTAACGCCGGCGAGATGACCCCGCCCTGCGGCGTACCGTCATCCGTGCGCTGGAGCTGACCCGCGTCAACGACTCCAGATTTCAACCACTTGCGCAGCATCACCTTGTCCATGTGGACGTGGTTCAGCAGCCACTCGTGGTTGATGTTGTCAAAGAACCCAGAGATGTCCGCATCCAATACCCATTGGGCCGAAGCCTTTTGGGATAGTGTTACGAACAGCTGGCTCCGCGCATCATGTGTTGATCGCCCTTTCCGAAAGCCGTAGCTGTTCGGGTCAGACGCACATTCCACAGCCGGTTCCAGCGCAAGCAGATAAAGTGCTTGCATCGCTCTGTCCTTCATAGTCGGCATGCCCAGGGGGCGTTCCTTTCCGCCGGCCTTCGGGATATAGACCCGCCTTAGGGGGCGAGCCCGATACCCTTTGGGGTTCAGACAACCTATCGCATTCCATTTCTTTGTTGGCGTGTCCCAAAGTACGTAATCGACGCCACTCGTTCGCTTCCCTTGGTTTTCCGTTACTCTCCTGACGGCCAATGCCTTGGCTTGCCAGGATCGAATCAAACCCCTTCCGAGTCTTGCGACTCGTCGGAAGTCCTTTTCTGCTTCTGCCTGCGCTATGCGCATCTGCGCCTTTCCTACGAATTGCATGACGGCTTTCCAATCGATGGAGTGCCATTCACTTGATTCGCCCGGAGACGCAGCATCCTTTCGGATGTGTTCCATACCATTCTCCAGTGAGGTTGACCCATTGAAGAAGGCACTGACCCAGAGGGTCAGATACCCTCTGGGTCGTTGACAAGTCGCAACGGCTTTACGCTGTCGCACCTGAGGCAAGTCTGCCGGCTTTCACCGCAGGTCATGAGCCCTATCCTGTCCATTACAGACAGGCATTTGCTTTTTGCCTCTTCCTCTACCCCCTCCACCATGGCCCTTGATTACTCGCAGGTTGCCAACCCCTTGCGGGGCTGGCGGTGAGTGGGGCTTACCTCGTTTCCCTCTGTGCCCAGTCTGGTGGCTGCCAGACCGATGGGGTTAGGGACTCTCTATCCACCGGAAGTCGTTTGGGAACGATGCGCAGTCCATGACAGGCGCATCCTGACTTCGTGCCTTTTGGCCGCAGCTCCTCCCTTGTGGGAGAGACAAGCGTTAGCTGCTCACTTCTAGCGATGGTTCGAACGAGAGTTCACATTACATTTCCCATACCCTATACCTCGGCAACCTTCCCGCGTCTTGTTCGTGGGATTGGGACTGACTCACGTCAGCCTTGTGTGCTTGCGCACGGGTTGTTTAACCGTAGCTCCGCACCCCCGGATTACTCCAGACGCACGTACGGTCGAGGTCACGTCGTTCCAGACGTGGTTTTGGTGGAAAACAAGACACAGAGAGCGGTAGCGCTCTCATTACCAGTACTTCCCATTGCAAAGTTATTTGCAACAAGAGGCAACAAAGCCTTTCCTTGCGGAAATATGTCTCTAATTGGCAACGAATTGCGTCCCTTAGGGACGCAATTCACCATTACCGCACCCTGAAAGCGCGGGCTGGAGCAGCCAAATTAGAGCCATTTGGCTGCTACAAAGTTAACCCTTTTGAGGGGGCTGAATGGAACCTCCTGAGAGGGAAACCATCCACTGATAAAGACGATCACAAGGATCGAATGAAGCGACTTCGAGTCGCACCATGGCTGAAGTTTAGCGCCCTCTGTCCGTGGGCCGGAATGGGTGGAACCCATCAAAATGACAATTTTTTCTGCCACTTTGATCGATTAACCGCTTAAATTGCAAGGTTTTCTGTCTTTTCTTTATCACCGCTCCTTCAGACAATGGAGCCTTGAACGGGTTTGAGGGGGCCTGAATGGGCGACATCCCCTGTTCCCGCCCGGGAAGCCGCCCGCCATCGACACCGCACAGGCGACACCGTGCAGACACAAGAAAGACAGACCATGGTTGACTATATTGGCATTGCAAACATCCAGAAAATGGTGGGCGCGCTGGGCCCCGCTGTATTCATTGAGGGCCTGGCCGCCGAAATCGAGGCCGACTACCGGCGCTGGGGGGAATTTGACAAGTCCGCCCGCCACGCCATTCATTCACCGGTGGGTGTCATCGAGTTGATGCCGACCAGCGACGGCCAGATGTACTCCTTCAAGTATGTCAACGGTCATCCCAAAAACACCGCGCTCGGCCTGCTCACAGTCACCGCCTTTGGTGTTCTGGCGGACGTCAAGACCGGCTACCCGCTGCTGCTGTCCGAGCTGACGGTCACCACCGCGTTGCGCACGGCGGCCATGTCGGCGCTGGCCGCGCGCTGGATGGCACGGCCGGACAGCCGCGTCATGGCGCTGATCGGCAATGGCGCGCAAAGCGAATTCCAGGCCATCGCGTTCCACCACATGCTGGGCATTCGGGAGATACGGCTCCATGACGTGGACCGCAAGGCAATGGACAAGCTGGCGCGCAACCTTCACGAACTGGGCCTGCGCGACCTGCAGGTCAGGCTGTGCAAGTCTGCCGCCGACGCCGTGCAGGGCGCCGACGTTGTCACCACCGTCACAGCCGACAAACGCAATGCCATCATCCTGACCCCCGAGATGATTGCGCCCGGCATGCATCTGAACGCCGTGGGAGGCGACTGCCCGGGCAAGACCGAGTTGCACGCCGACATCCTGCGGCGCACCGACGCACGCGTGATCGTGGAGTACGAGCCCCAGTCGCGCATTGAAGGCGAGATCCAGCAAATGCCGGCCGACTTTGCGGTGACGGAGTTTGCCCAGGTACTCAGCGGTGAGGCCGCCGGCCGCGCCTCGCCGGCTGAAGTGACGATTTTTGACTCGGTGGGCTTCGCGCTGGAGGATTACTCGGCCCTGCGCTATTTGTATAAACTGCAGCAGGTGCAAAGCCTGCGCCAGGAGATCGATTTGGTTCCCGATCTGGACAATCCGAAAAACCTGTTTGGCCTGTTGGCAGCCGCCCCCGGGGGCACAACCCAGGCGGCCCCGGGACTGGTCAAACCCTTCGCTGCCGAATTGACCTCGACATGACCAGACGCATCCGGCTGATTGGCGCCCCGACCGACATTGGCGCCAGTACCCGAGGCTCGTCCATGGGCCCAGAAGCGCTGCGCGTCGCGGGACTGCAGGCAACGCTGGAAGGCCACGGCCTGACCGTCGCGGACCAGGGCAATCTGGTGGGACCGGCCAACCCCTGGCAAGCATCCGTTAACGGCTACCGCCACCTGGCCGAAGTGGCTGCGTGGAACCGTTCGGTGCATGAGGCCGTGCATACCGCGCTCAGCGAAAACGACATGCCGATTTTGCTGGGAGGCGACCATTGCCTGGCCATTGGCTCCATCAGCGCGGTGGCGCGCCACTGCCGCAAGACCGGTCAGAACCTGCGCGTGCTGTGGCTGGACGCCCATGCCGACTTCAACACCAACGACCTGACGCCCACCGGCAACACGCACGGCATGCCGGTGGCCGTGCTGTGCGGCCACGGGCCTGCCGAGCTGACCGGCATAGGCGGCGTGGTGCCCGCCATCCAGCCCTCGGCCGTGCGGCAGATCGGCATCCGCAGCGTGGACCAGGGCGAAAAGCGCTTTGTCCGGGAATTGGGCCTCGAAGTGTTCGACATGCGTTACATCGACGAAATGGGCATGCGCCACACCATGCAGGCGGCACTGGCCGGCATGGACGACAACACCCACCTGCATGTGAGTTTTGATGTCGACTTTCTGGACGCCTCGTTTGCGCCCGGTGTGGGCACCGCCGTCAAGGGTGGGCCGACCTACCGCGAGGCCCAGCTGTGCATGGAGATGATTGCCGACACCGGCCGGCTGGCATCGCTGGATGTGATGGAGCTCAACCCGGCGCTGGATGTGCGCAACGGCACGGCCGAAGTGGCACTGGACCTGATGGAAAGCCTGTTCGGCAAGAGCACGCTGATGCGGCGCTAGTGCGAAGGGCCGGCGCCCGGTAGCGCCTAGATTTCCGTCACGGCCGCCAGGCGGCGCAGGACCTGCTGGACGATGTCGCTTTGCATGTCGCGGTAAAGCAGGTTCTCCTCCGCCTCCTTGGCCAGCACGGCGGACTCGTTGAAGCTGATGTCGCGCTGCTGCAGGATCTCGGTCTCCGGAATCAGCTCCTTGCCCGCCAGCGTGCGCAGCTTGAAACGAAAACGCATGCGCAACTGGAACTCGCGCACCTGGCCGGAGGCGTTGCGGCTGAGCACCTGCTTTTCCCGCTGGTCGCCCAGCACATCCAGAATGACCTGCGCATCCTTGATCTGCCGGCCGTCGGTGATCACCTTGACCTTGCGGGTGGACTCCAGCGAGCGCCGCAATTCCACGCCCAGCGGCGATGATTCGGGAAGGCCGCTGAACAGGGTTGTGAAGGCGTAGTCGGGCGCCTTGCGCAGCTGAAAACCACAGCCAGCCAGGCTCAGGGCGGCGGCGGAAGCCGTCAGTGACAGTAAAGCGCGACGCTGCATGGTTTGCCTTGTCTTGGGATTATCTTGGGACTATCTTGGGGTGATCTCAGACAACGATGTTGACCAGCCGGCCAGGCACCACGATGACCTTTTTGGCCGGCGCGCCGGCCGCCTGCTTGAGGAAAGCCTCCGACGCCAGCGCTGCGGCCTCGATGGTGGCCTTGTCGGCCCCGGCGGGAACCGTGACCGAACCCCGCAGCTTGCCATTGACCTGCAGCACCAGCTCGATCACATCCTGCTGCAGGGCGCCGCTGTCCACTTCAGGCCAGGGCGCATCCAGCAGATCGCCCTGCTGGGCCGCATAGCCCAGCTCTGACCACAGGGCGTGCGCCAGGTGCGGCGTGGCGGGGTAGAGACAGCGCAGCAGGATGCCGAAGCTTTCATGCAAAGCTTTATGGCTTCCAGCCGCACCGTCATTGGTGAAGTTTTCAAGCGCGTTGAGCAATTTCATGTTGCCCGATACCACCGTGTTGTATTGCATACGCTGGTAGTCGTAGTCGATCTGCTTGAGCACTGTGTGGATCTCACGGCGCAATTCTTTAGCTTCCTTGCCGTACTCGGCTACAAACCCTGCAGCCTGCGCAGCAGCTGCAGCAGTTTTGGCGGCACTCAGCTTGACTCCGAAATTCCAGACACGGCGCAAAAAGCGGTAAGAGCCTTCCACCGCCGCATCATTCCACTCCAGCGTGGCTTCGGGCGGTGCGGTGAACATGGTGTACAGGCGCGCGGTGTCGGCGCCGTATCGCTCGATCAGGTCCTGGGGGTCGACACCGTTGTTCTTGGATTTGCTCATGGTGCCCACGCCTTCGTAGTTCACCAGCAGGCCGTCGCTCTTGCGCTTCGCGCCGGTCACCTTGCCCGCGGCGTCATGGATGTCTTCCACTTCGCTGGGCCAGAAATATTCGATACCGCCTTTGTCACCCTTGCGCGAGTAGATGTGGTTGAGCACCATGCCCTGCGTCAGCAGCTTGGTAAAGGGCTCATCGATCTTCACCAGGCCCAGGTCGCGCATGACCTTGGTCCAGAAACGCGCATACAGCAGGTGCAGGATGGCATGCTCGATGCCGCCTATGTACTGGTCCATCGGCATCCAGTAGTCGGCCCCTCCGGCGACCATCTGCTGGTCGTTCTTCGGGTCGCAGTAGCGCATGTAGTACCACGATGAATCGACAAAGGTGTCCATGGT
Coding sequences:
- the lptE gene encoding LPS assembly lipoprotein LptE yields the protein MQRRALLSLTASAAALSLAGCGFQLRKAPDYAFTTLFSGLPESSPLGVELRRSLESTRKVKVITDGRQIKDAQVILDVLGDQREKQVLSRNASGQVREFQLRMRFRFKLRTLAGKELIPETEILQQRDISFNESAVLAKEAEENLLYRDMQSDIVQQVLRRLAAVTEI